Genomic window (Jeotgalibacillus haloalkalitolerans):
TGTACACTATATCTATTTTCTTTATTATACAGTAAAATAGGTCTAAATATCTAATTTGAATTAAAATTATTTTATATTGAAATTAATTACCAAATGCTTTTTCATCTGCAATCAATACAACATCATTGTGCTGACTTAAAGCAGAAGCAGGAAAAGTAGGATCCGGGGTACCTTCAAGCAGGCGTCTGACAGCCGCTGCTTTTCTCTCGCCTGAAGCCAGTAGCACGATTTTCTTACTGTGCAATATAGACTTTATACCCATGGTGATCGCGTGTGTCGGAACTTCTTCAAGTGATTGGAAGTACCGGGCGTTTGCTTCCCGTGTAGAATCTGCAAGACTGATGACATGGGTATGTCCATTAAAATCACTGCCGGGCTCATTAAAGCCGATATGACCGTTTTCCCCGATGCCAAGAATCTGCAAATCAGGCGGCCCGAATTTTTTTAACAGCTTTTCATAGTGTCTGCATTCCTTCTCGAGGTTTGAAGCCATTCCATCAGGTAAAAAGGTCTGATCACGAGGGATATCAATATGAGAAAATAAGTGCTCCTGCATATAACGGTGATAGCTTTTTGAATGGGCAGGATCAAGCCCGATATATTCATCCAGATTAAATGTACGCATGTGTTTAAATGAAAGCAGCCCTGCACGGTACTGTCTTACGAGCAGCTGATACAGTCCGATAGGTGTTCCGCCTGTTGCAAGCCCAAGCACCGGCTCCTCCTGCTCTCTGATACAGTCCCTAACAAGCCCCGCAGCAACCTTACTCATCTCAATATAGTTTTTCACAATGACGATATCCATGGCAGATCCTCCTTTTGAAATACAATTTCACCGCGGCAGATGGTCAGCACAACATTGTACGCTTCATCCAGCACCACAAAATCTGCATCTTTCCCCGGCTCAATACTTCCTTTACGATTCCATACCCCAAGCTGACGTGCTGCATTCCCGGAAGTGATTTTAGCAAGCTCTTCTATAGAAAGGTCGGTAAGTGACATCAGATTTTTCAATGCCTGATCCATCGTCAGCACACTGCCCGCAAGTGTTCCATCCACAAGCCTTGCTTCAGAACCTGTCACTGTGACCTGCTGACCGCCAAGATCATATTCTCCATCAGACAAACCTTTCGCCCGCATCGCATCAGTGATCAGTATAAGACCGTCTGCCCCTTTTTCGTTCCATGCAAGCCGCACTGCTTCCGGATGACTATGTACAAAATCCGCAATGATCTCAGCGTTTACCTTTTTCTCTAAAAGCGCCCCGCCAGCTACACCCGGATCCCGGTGATGAAAAGGACTCATCTGATTATATAAATGCGTAACCTGACTTGCCCCGGCTGTTACTGCCTGCTTCAGCTCATCATACGTTGCATCTGAGTGGCCGATTGATACGGTAACGCCACTTTCGGAAACCTCCTTTGTAAAAGTCATTCCGTTTTCACGCTCAGGTGCTGCAGTCACCACTTTTATATTTCCGTCAGCAGCTTCCTGGAATTGTTGAAACAACTTCACGTCAGGGGACAGCATTAATGCAGGATCCTGAGCCCCGGCTTTTTCATGTGAAAGAAAAGGCCCCTCAAGATGAACACCAAGCACTTCAGCACCTTTCGCTGGCCGCTTCATATAATCAGCGGTGTTGCGTAATGCTTTGAGCACAGCTTCTTCAGTCTGTGTCATTGTTGTCGCCAGAAAAGATGTCACACCTTCCTTTACAAGGGTTTGCGCCATTGTTTCCAGTGCCTCAGGCGTCGCATCCATCACATCCGCACCACCTGCCCCGTGAATATGTGGATCGATGAAGCCGGGGAGGAGGTAGTGGGTTGGGGGGATTTTTATAATTTTTTGGATAAAATTGTTGCTAGGTTTATTCGTGATGGAAGCGATATTTCCATGCAGAATTGAAATATGAATCTTAGTATTTTGAAGAAAGTGCTCGATTGAAAGATGGTTTTCCATATTAATCCTCCTGATTTTGATTTATACAAAGTATATAATGGTACAAATTATAAAGTAATAACATTTTAATTATTTCTAAGGTTAGTCAAAATAATCTAGGAAATATCACGAATCAATAATAGATAAATCCAGTAGTTTAGAAATACTGAATGAATCATTGTACTTTCTCAAATAGTAGGGAAGTTACCTAAGATGACAAAAACAAAAAGCTCAAAGCTAGAAATGATTGTAAGATCAGTTCCAGCCTGTTTGCTAAATAAAAGATTTAGAAAATTTAAAAAATGATTGACAGTAAAAAAATACTTGCATAAAATGTAGTTAAGCTACATATAATTATAAAAATATTTGGAGTTAAGCTACATATGTTGTTAGGAGGTAACATGGTAAATGGTCTAGAAAGACTTAAACAAGGTTTGTCTTCTCTAAAACCCTCTGAGAAAAAAGTAGCTCAGTACATTCTTGATCATCCGCAACTTGTACTGGACATGCCAATAGCGGTATTGGCAAAAAATTCTTGCGCTAGTGAAGCGACTATCATTAGAATGTGCCGCTCGTTGCATATTAATGGTTTTAAGGAACTAAAACTAAGTATTTCAGCTTCATTGAGCAGTCATCATTATGCAGAAGAGCGATATAGAGATATTTCAGCGAATACAAGTTTGACAGATATTATTCAGTCTGTAACGAATAATAACCTTCATTCAATAAAAAGTACGCTGAATCTAATGGATGTGAAGACAATTAAAGCCGCTATTGATTTAATTTCAAATGCGAGAAAAGTAGTGGTTATTGGTGTAGGGGCATCCGCTATCGTTGCATTGGATTTTGAGCAGAAGCTTAGAAGAATAAATAAGTGGTGTGAGGCTCTTACAGATAGTCATTCTCAGCTTACCTCAGCTGTTCATCTGGAGGAACAAGATGTGGTAATAGCAATATCTTATTCCGGGGAGACAATAGAAATCATCAATACATTAAAAATGGCTGAGAAGAATAAAGTGAAAATTATTTCTTTAACTGCTTATGGTACTAATACTGTACAGAAAATGTCAGCTGTTAATTTATTTGTTTCACCAATAGAAGCAAGCATCCGGAGTGGAGCAACAGCATCAAGAATTGCCCAATTGAGTGTAATTGATATTCTCTTTATAGGAATCGCTTCATTAGATTACGAACAGTCCATTCATTATTTGGATAAAACTAGAGAAGCTATAGATAAAACACATTAGAAGCTAATAAGCAAGTACGTTCATAAGGTATTTACACAGATGCCCAATTTTATTTTCGGGGGTGACAGAAAGACGCTGGACGTACTAGCAATTTCATCATAAAAGAAAGCGCTTACTTTTATGAGCGTAATAAAAAAACAGGGGTGGAAATAAATGAGTAGAAAAAAGCTAAAAAGAAATTTGTTATCAGTTTCGGCAATATCACTTATCGCGTTGACAGGGTGTTCTTCAGACGATTCATCATCTGAGCAAGCTGAAAACAGTAATACAGAAGGTGAGGTTTCTGGAGAGCTTGAAGTTCAGTATTTTGTAGGTGGATATGGGGATGAGTGGTGGAAGAGCACAATTGAAGCGTTTAAAGAAGAGTATCCGGATGTTGAAGTAATTGAACACTCGGGACCAAATATTAACGAAGAAATGAAAACGCGATGGATCTCAAATAATCCACCAGATGTTGTTTATATTGATGGAAACGGCGCTAATGAAACACAAATGATTAATGACGGACAGTTAATGGACCTTAGTGACTGGGCAGGCGATTTAACTTTTGAAGGTGATACACCATTAATGGATAGCTTTATCTCACCAGCTCAGGAAGTAGAGGGAGCTGTGTATAGTCTTCCGCTGGTCTTTGATACTTGGGGTGCATGGTATGACAGTGCCTGGTTTGAAGAAAACGGTTGGGAAGTTCCAGAAGACTTTGACAGCTGGTTAGCATCAATGAAAACAATACAGGATGATGCAGGAATTGAACCGTTTATTACAACTGGTCAATATCCTCAGTATTTCCAAAGGGGAGTTCTGAACCCTGCATTTGCAGCAGCTGGTGGAGAAGACTTACTGAATAATTTATCAAATGGTGTTGTAGAAGCATGGGAAAGTGATGAAGCTTTGGAAATTATGAAAAAGGTGCAGGAGATTGTTGACGCAGGTCTGATCGATGAAGGATTTGCTGCGCGAAGCCATACGCAAACCCAGATGAATTTCCTTATGCATGAAACAGCTTATATTCCTGTAGGCTTCTGGCTTCCAAATGAAATGGCGAATGATACGCCAGAAGGTTTTGAGTACGGTTTCATTCCAACTCCTATGAATAACTCTGGAGATGCAATGGCGCTTGTGCCGGATATCCGACCGGTAGCAATTGCAAAAGAGGCTGAGAACCCTGAAGCAGCTAAAGCATTTGTAGAGTTTATGTTCTCTGAAGAACGTGCTCAGGCGTTTGCAGAATCAACAGGGGCAATTATGAATCTTCAAGGCGTAGATTTGAGTGGAAATGAGAATGTACCTGAATTCCTTAAGGGAATTAATGATTTGATTAATAACCCTGGAGCAATTGAAATTTATAATCGTGCCCAGCCTACAGGTGAAGAGATGGAAATCGCTGTTGAGATTACAAATGAAGTAAAAGCCCGTAGTGTAGATATCTTAATGGGTAAAATTACGGCTGAAGAATTTGTAAAAGCGATGGCGGATAAATCAAGAGAATTAAGAGGAGAATAATTGACTTAAAGGAGGAATGCGGGGTCATAAAGACTTTGCATTCCTCTCTCCATCTATAAGATCAATAAACTTATATGCTGAAATAATACTGAAAAGAAAAGAGTGATGACGTGGTCCAGTCTAAAAAACAAAAGTACTTGTTTTTGACGTTCTGCTTATTACCGACCTTTCTGTTGTTTGTTATTTTCACAGTTTATCCAATGGTAAATGGAATATATTTATCTTTATTTGACTGGTCAGGAATGAGTGCAAACAGAGAGTTTGTCGGATTTGAAAATTATATTCGCATGTTTAACGATGAAATTATTGGTAAGGCGATTTACAATGATTACTTCTTTGTTGTCACAAAAGTAATTGGGATTATGATTTTATCGTTATTTTTTGCTGTGGCCTTGACACAATTGAAGGTAAAAGAAGCACCCTTTTACAGAGTAGTGTTTTTCTTTCCAAACATTATGTCTGTAGTAGTGATCGGTATTCTTTGGCAGTTCATCTACGAACCGGATATTGGTCTTGTTAACGGCTTTTTAACTTCAGTTGGTCTTGAGAGCTGGACCAGACCGTGGCTTGGTTCAATGGAATGGGCATTACCGTCATTAGTCGTACCGGCAATATGGGCAGGTATTGGATTATTTATGCTATTGCTTATGGGAGGAATAATGAATATCCCGAAAAGCCAATACGAATCAGCAGAAATTGATGGAGCCAGTGAATGGCAGCAGTTTTGGAAAATTACTGTTCCGTTGATTTGGCCTCAGATTAAAACTTCAATGATCTATATTGTAATCACATCATTAAATGGTTCATTTGTACTTGTGCAAATTATGACTAACGGTGGACCGGGGAACGAAACTGAAGTAATGGGGTCGTATTTATATCAAAAAGCTTTTGAAGATTTTCAATTTGGATACGGCGCAACAATTGGTGTGCTTATACTCATTCTTTCACTGGTAACAGTTTTAATTATGCAATTTATTCTAAAAAGAGAAAAAGTAGAATACTAGGGAGCGGGGAACTCATATATGACAAAATTTATAACCGGCGCTGCTGTGCGTATTCCATTAATTATATGGTCGATACTCGTTGTGTTTCCATTAATATGGATGTTCGTTGGAGCTTTCAAATCCAATGCTGAAATTTTCTCTTCTCCATGGTCAATGCCAGAGACCTATAATTTCGGGAATTTTGTATCAGCATGGGTTGATTTTAGTATAGGCTCGTCTTTTCTCAATACCATATTTGTAACTGTACTGGGTACTGTGCTTTGTCTGGCATTTTCAATTCCCACTACCTACGCACTTGAAAGATTGCGTTTTAAAGGCAGTGAGGTACTATTCAATGTTTATCTTGCATCTATGATGATCCCGGCAGTGCTCGGCTGGATTCCATTATTCTTTTTATTAATGAATATGAATCTTCTGGATAACCTGTTTGCGTTATCGGCAGTTTATGCCATTTCACAGGTGCCATTCACTATATTCATCTTATCAAGTTTTATGGGCAGTGTTCCAAAAGAACTGGAAGAAGCAGCAGCGGTTGATGGAATGAGTCCATACGGTGTGCTGTTTAAAATCGTAACGCCGATGGTGAAAACAGGGATTATCACTGCTTCAATTTTAAATGCTATTACGTTTTGGAATGAATACTTTATGGCGCTTATCCTGCTGCAGACTGAAAGCAAAAATACACTTGGTGTACAAATGGATTTGCTAAGTACGAATGCTCAA
Coding sequences:
- the nagB gene encoding glucosamine-6-phosphate deaminase, with the translated sequence MDIVIVKNYIEMSKVAAGLVRDCIREQEEPVLGLATGGTPIGLYQLLVRQYRAGLLSFKHMRTFNLDEYIGLDPAHSKSYHRYMQEHLFSHIDIPRDQTFLPDGMASNLEKECRHYEKLLKKFGPPDLQILGIGENGHIGFNEPGSDFNGHTHVISLADSTREANARYFQSLEEVPTHAITMGIKSILHSKKIVLLASGERKAAAVRRLLEGTPDPTFPASALSQHNDVVLIADEKAFGN
- the nagA gene encoding N-acetylglucosamine-6-phosphate deacetylase yields the protein MENHLSIEHFLQNTKIHISILHGNIASITNKPSNNFIQKIIKIPPTHYLLPGFIDPHIHGAGGADVMDATPEALETMAQTLVKEGVTSFLATTMTQTEEAVLKALRNTADYMKRPAKGAEVLGVHLEGPFLSHEKAGAQDPALMLSPDVKLFQQFQEAADGNIKVVTAAPERENGMTFTKEVSESGVTVSIGHSDATYDELKQAVTAGASQVTHLYNQMSPFHHRDPGVAGGALLEKKVNAEIIADFVHSHPEAVRLAWNEKGADGLILITDAMRAKGLSDGEYDLGGQQVTVTGSEARLVDGTLAGSVLTMDQALKNLMSLTDLSIEELAKITSGNAARQLGVWNRKGSIEPGKDADFVVLDEAYNVVLTICRGEIVFQKEDLPWISSL
- a CDS encoding MurR/RpiR family transcriptional regulator, with translation MVNGLERLKQGLSSLKPSEKKVAQYILDHPQLVLDMPIAVLAKNSCASEATIIRMCRSLHINGFKELKLSISASLSSHHYAEERYRDISANTSLTDIIQSVTNNNLHSIKSTLNLMDVKTIKAAIDLISNARKVVVIGVGASAIVALDFEQKLRRINKWCEALTDSHSQLTSAVHLEEQDVVIAISYSGETIEIINTLKMAEKNKVKIISLTAYGTNTVQKMSAVNLFVSPIEASIRSGATASRIAQLSVIDILFIGIASLDYEQSIHYLDKTREAIDKTH
- a CDS encoding extracellular solute-binding protein, with the protein product MSRKKLKRNLLSVSAISLIALTGCSSDDSSSEQAENSNTEGEVSGELEVQYFVGGYGDEWWKSTIEAFKEEYPDVEVIEHSGPNINEEMKTRWISNNPPDVVYIDGNGANETQMINDGQLMDLSDWAGDLTFEGDTPLMDSFISPAQEVEGAVYSLPLVFDTWGAWYDSAWFEENGWEVPEDFDSWLASMKTIQDDAGIEPFITTGQYPQYFQRGVLNPAFAAAGGEDLLNNLSNGVVEAWESDEALEIMKKVQEIVDAGLIDEGFAARSHTQTQMNFLMHETAYIPVGFWLPNEMANDTPEGFEYGFIPTPMNNSGDAMALVPDIRPVAIAKEAENPEAAKAFVEFMFSEERAQAFAESTGAIMNLQGVDLSGNENVPEFLKGINDLINNPGAIEIYNRAQPTGEEMEIAVEITNEVKARSVDILMGKITAEEFVKAMADKSRELRGE
- a CDS encoding carbohydrate ABC transporter permease; amino-acid sequence: MVQSKKQKYLFLTFCLLPTFLLFVIFTVYPMVNGIYLSLFDWSGMSANREFVGFENYIRMFNDEIIGKAIYNDYFFVVTKVIGIMILSLFFAVALTQLKVKEAPFYRVVFFFPNIMSVVVIGILWQFIYEPDIGLVNGFLTSVGLESWTRPWLGSMEWALPSLVVPAIWAGIGLFMLLLMGGIMNIPKSQYESAEIDGASEWQQFWKITVPLIWPQIKTSMIYIVITSLNGSFVLVQIMTNGGPGNETEVMGSYLYQKAFEDFQFGYGATIGVLILILSLVTVLIMQFILKREKVEY
- a CDS encoding carbohydrate ABC transporter permease encodes the protein MTKFITGAAVRIPLIIWSILVVFPLIWMFVGAFKSNAEIFSSPWSMPETYNFGNFVSAWVDFSIGSSFLNTIFVTVLGTVLCLAFSIPTTYALERLRFKGSEVLFNVYLASMMIPAVLGWIPLFFLLMNMNLLDNLFALSAVYAISQVPFTIFILSSFMGSVPKELEEAAAVDGMSPYGVLFKIVTPMVKTGIITASILNAITFWNEYFMALILLQTESKNTLGVQMDLLSTNAQYESAWGALFAGLVIAVVPVIIFYAIFQRHIVKGMTEGAVKG